One Bacillota bacterium genomic region harbors:
- a CDS encoding 5-formyltetrahydrofolate cyclo-ligase, which yields MQQKRELRKQIIKMRDQLPPEAINEKSHRIAEKLYSLPIYRNAPIVMFFLTFGSEVNTQEMVEETIRREKVALAPKAIPAEKDMIPLRINDWDRDLKIGAYNIPEPKFNNYRIVVPEAITLLIVPGVAFDLKGNRLGYGGGYYDRFFYKLDSHVPLVALAFELQIVPEVPVDEWDRPVDTIITEDRIIEINPT from the coding sequence ATGCAGCAGAAACGGGAATTACGGAAGCAGATAATCAAGATGCGCGATCAGTTGCCACCGGAAGCAATCAATGAAAAAAGCCACAGGATAGCTGAAAAACTATATAGTTTGCCTATCTACCGTAATGCTCCGATTGTTATGTTTTTCCTCACTTTCGGTAGTGAAGTTAATACTCAGGAAATGGTTGAAGAAACTATCCGGAGAGAGAAAGTAGCACTGGCACCCAAGGCAATTCCTGCAGAAAAAGATATGATCCCCCTCAGGATTAATGACTGGGATCGTGATCTCAAGATCGGGGCATACAATATACCGGAGCCGAAGTTCAATAACTACCGTATTGTCGTGCCGGAAGCAATAACCCTGCTGATCGTTCCCGGAGTTGCATTTGATCTAAAAGGAAACCGCCTAGGCTACGGAGGCGGTTATTATGATCGTTTTTTCTACAAGCTGGACAGCCATGTACCCCTGGTGGCGCTGGCGTTTGAGCTGCAGATAGTCCCGGAGGTTCCTGTCGACGAATGGGATCGTCCGGTAGATACGATTATTACTGAGGATAGAATTATCGAGATAAATCCAACTTAA
- a CDS encoding TetR/AcrR family transcriptional regulator codes for MEKQITRRPRRYLRSRITRKLILDTALEVFLNEGYAKTTIAKISDRAKVGYGTVYSHFKGKDDILNKVVDNVLDEFYNLLEVSFSPATLREAKSAYFELILTSFRLSQQHRPIMRVYQEALGQSSSIAAHWNNIKDQFIKSAASSFAYAQEKGLAKKFDMQTVAKAFILLVDRFIWEVVEEKESNLEHITETIVEMLFFGYFIPEA; via the coding sequence GTGGAAAAACAAATCACCAGAAGACCACGTCGTTACCTGCGCAGCCGTATTACCCGCAAGCTGATTCTGGATACCGCTCTTGAAGTATTTCTCAATGAAGGTTATGCAAAAACCACCATTGCAAAAATAAGTGATCGGGCCAAGGTTGGGTACGGGACCGTTTACAGCCATTTTAAAGGCAAAGACGATATCCTGAACAAGGTTGTCGATAATGTTCTTGACGAATTTTATAACCTGCTTGAAGTTTCATTCTCTCCTGCCACCCTTAGAGAAGCCAAAAGCGCTTATTTCGAACTTATTTTAACTTCTTTCAGGCTTTCACAGCAGCATCGACCGATCATGAGAGTTTATCAGGAAGCTCTGGGACAGTCATCTTCCATTGCAGCTCACTGGAATAACATAAAAGATCAGTTTATTAAAAGCGCAGCCAGTTCCTTTGCCTACGCACAAGAGAAGGGTTTGGCTAAAAAGTTTGATATGCAAACTGTGGCAAAGGCATTCATTTTACTGGTAGACCGCTTTATCTGGGAAGTTGTTGAGGAGAAGGAAAGTAACCTTGAACATATTACCGAGACTATCGTAGAAATGCTCTTCTTCGGTTATTTCATACCGGAAGCTTAA
- a CDS encoding metallophosphoesterase, which produces MAIYAIGDLHLSHSQEKPMHIFGPDWTDHAARIESNWNAMVGPDDFVIVIGDISWAMHLKDALPDLEWLSGLTGTKLLIRGNHDYWWSSIGKVRSELPPGLLALQNDHYTWDDWAICGTRGWVCPGEDGFDNEHDQKIYLREAQRLQLSLESARKSSSSPIIAALHFPPYNRQAEPSAFTNLLEQYAVEICVFGHIHDPGRDFIHQGVLNGVDYRFAAADGINFTPLKLT; this is translated from the coding sequence ATGGCAATCTATGCTATTGGTGATTTACATCTATCCCATAGCCAGGAAAAACCGATGCATATATTCGGACCTGACTGGACCGACCACGCCGCCAGAATTGAGTCAAACTGGAATGCTATGGTTGGTCCGGATGATTTCGTAATCGTCATTGGTGACATCTCCTGGGCAATGCATCTGAAGGATGCCCTTCCAGACCTTGAATGGCTTTCCGGATTGACTGGAACCAAACTCTTGATCAGGGGAAACCATGATTACTGGTGGTCATCTATCGGTAAGGTACGCAGCGAACTTCCTCCGGGTCTGCTGGCCCTGCAGAACGATCATTATACCTGGGATGACTGGGCAATATGTGGCACACGGGGATGGGTCTGTCCCGGTGAAGATGGCTTTGACAACGAGCATGACCAGAAAATTTATTTGAGGGAAGCTCAACGGTTACAACTATCTTTGGAAAGCGCAAGAAAAAGCAGTTCATCACCGATCATTGCTGCCCTGCATTTTCCACCTTACAACCGTCAGGCTGAGCCAAGTGCCTTTACCAATCTTCTGGAGCAGTATGCAGTTGAAATTTGTGTTTTCGGACATATCCATGATCCCGGCCGGGATTTTATCCACCAGGGCGTCCTGAACGGTGTTGATTATCGTTTCGCAGCAGCAGATGGAATAAATTTTACACCGCTCAAACTGACCTGA
- the nuoE gene encoding NADH-quinone oxidoreductase subunit NuoE — translation MNKSNEEMDIQAVDLEAIDKIVEPYLGKKEMVIPVLQKVQEHYGYLPRPAMEKVSRLMRIPLSRLYGVATFYAQFKMKPRGRYIIRVCKGTACHIQGSPKIAERIEKTLDVNSGETTDDLRFTLEEVACIGACALAPVIMINDDPHGRLTPDKVKEILNSYE, via the coding sequence TTGAACAAATCAAACGAAGAAATGGATATCCAGGCGGTTGATTTAGAAGCTATTGACAAGATTGTAGAGCCTTACCTTGGCAAGAAAGAGATGGTTATCCCGGTCCTGCAAAAAGTCCAGGAACACTATGGTTATCTTCCCCGGCCTGCAATGGAAAAGGTTTCCAGATTAATGAGGATCCCCTTAAGCCGCCTCTATGGTGTGGCCACATTTTATGCCCAGTTCAAGATGAAACCCCGGGGCAGATACATTATCAGGGTTTGCAAGGGGACGGCTTGTCATATTCAGGGCAGCCCGAAAATTGCCGAACGGATTGAAAAAACCCTTGATGTTAATAGTGGTGAAACAACCGATGACCTGCGTTTTACCTTGGAAGAAGTTGCCTGTATCGGTGCCTGTGCCCTGGCACCGGTTATCATGATTAACGATGACCCCCATGGGCGATTAACCCCGGACAAGGTAAAAGAAATTCTTAACAGCTATGAATAA
- a CDS encoding CCxxC motif-containing NuoF prefix domain-containing protein: MERFIDHCCEKCTHSKTTPCKDFIKCCVEGPICHEDPVCAEQRKAIMDKVALNEQFVVC; this comes from the coding sequence GTGGAAAGATTTATCGATCACTGTTGTGAGAAATGTACCCATTCAAAGACAACCCCATGCAAGGATTTCATAAAGTGCTGTGTTGAGGGTCCCATCTGCCATGAAGATCCGGTTTGTGCGGAACAGCGCAAGGCCATAATGGATAAAGTCGCCTTGAATGAACAGTTTGTTGTCTGCTGA